The Ziziphus jujuba cultivar Dongzao chromosome 7, ASM3175591v1 genome includes a region encoding these proteins:
- the LOC107424320 gene encoding mitochondrial phosphate carrier protein 1, mitochondrial isoform X1 yields the protein MSGSERRICEEFTSGYYGLCAIGGMLSAGTTHLAITPLDVLKVNMQVNPVKYNSISSCFMSLLKEQGPSTFWRGWAAKFFGYGVQGGCRFGLYEYFKRLYSDILVGSNRSFIFFLSSASAEVFANVALCPFEAVKVRVQAQPSYAKGLVDGFPKIYTSEGIHGFYRGLVPLLGRNLMFSMVMFSTFEHSVHFLYHNVFQRRRDDCSTAQQLGITCLAGYAAGSIGSFISNPADNIVAFLYNKKADTLVLAVKKIGLANLFTRSLPIRIMLVGPVVTLQWLFYDSIKVLSGLPTSGEVSMDENVDGASSAYKMED from the exons ATGAGCGGATCAGAAAGGAGAATATGCGAGGAATTTACATCTGGGTACTATGGGCTTTGCGCCATTGGAGGAATGCTCAGTGCTGGAACTACCCACCTTGCCATTACTCCTCTTGATGTCCTCAAAGTCAATATGCAG GTGAACCCAGTCAAATATAACAGCATTTCCTCATGTTTTATGTCCCTTTTGAAAGAGCAAGGTCCTTCTACCTTTTGGAGAGGTTGGGCTGCCAAGTTTTTTGGATATGGCGTTCAAGGAGGTTGTAGATTTGGTCTCTATGAGTACTTTAAGAGGCTTTACTCTGATATATTGGTGGGCAGCAATAgaagtttcattttctttcttagtAGTGCTTCTGCTGAAGTGTTTGCCAATGTGGCTCTCTGCCCATTTGAAGCCGTCAAAGTCCGGGTTCAAGCACAGCCATCTTATGCTAAGGGCTTGGTTGATGGCTTTCCAAAGATATATACATCAGAAGGCATTCACGG ATTTTACAGGGGTCTTGTACCACTTTTGGGCCGAAACCTTATGT TCTCCATGGTTATGTTCTCAACATTCGAGCATTCTGTGCATTTTCTGTATCATAATGTTTTCCAAAGGAGAAGGGACGATTGCTCAACAGCTCAACAGCTTGGTATTACATGTTTAGCTGGATATGCTGCTGGTTCTATTGGTAGCTTCATATCTAATCCTGCCGACAACATTGTTGCTTTTCTTTATAACAAAAAGGCTGATACCCTTGTGCTG GCTGTCAAGAAAATTGGGCTTGCCAATTTATTCACAAGAAGCCTTCCTATAAGGATAATGCTGGTTGGCCCTGTTGTGACTTTACAGTGGTTATTCTACGATAGCATTAAAGTCTTAAGTGGATT GCCAACTAGTGGAGAAGTTTCAATGGACGAAAACGTGGATGGAGCATCCTCTGCTTATAAAATGGAAGATTAA
- the LOC107424302 gene encoding transcription factor KUA1-like gives MEVIDLTDSPPLTPLSHEKTSKPTSDMEKLLQLKLYGMSNLAEFGDLNLPSEPAEPREDDHPMLPQTLTGQQTQNQCESDMMLLDNNMQAVQPDVDQSALLNNNKRKYTFFYTRGRLSKDLWSQREHELFLMGLVRYGKGHWTKIARHFVGTKTPQQVSAYALAFYKRLPITYLYAFKRKRTTVDYIQNGVPTAASVTQTTLIRTPNFPYIPPEPAQNPNYQPPQTLMLFPVEAPLFPLPDHQQNGRGDTSSSSSSSAAVLADAYSAMEGCTLGLTSMDDSCELDLDLRLC, from the exons ATGGAAGTCATAGATCTCACAGATTCTCCCCCATTAACACCTCTGTCCCATGAAAAAACTAGCAAACCTACCTCTGATATGGAAAAGCTGCTCCAACTAAAGCTATATGGTATGAGTAACTTAGCCGAGTTTGGTGATCTTAACCTACCAAGTGAGCCGGCTGAGCCCAGAGAAGATGACCATCccatgttgccgcaaactctgaCTGGCCAGCAGACCCAAAATCAATGTGAGAGTGATATGATGCTTCTAGACAACAACATGCAGGCCGTGCAGCCGGATGTGGATCAGTCAGCGCTACTCAACAACAACAAGAGGAAGTATACCTTCTTCTATACCAGAGGAAGGTTATCCAAGGATCTTTGGTCTCAAAGAGAGCATGA gCTATTCCTGATGGGACTTGTAAGGTATGGGAAAGGGCATTGGACCAAGATTGCAAGGCACTTTGTAGGGACAAAGACACCACAGCAAGTGAGTGCATATGCTCTGGCTTTCTACAAACGCCTCCCCATAACCTATCTCTATGCCTTCAAAAGAAAGCGCACCACCGTTGACTACATCCAAAACGGAGTCCCAACCGCCGCTTCAGTCACCCAGACCACTCTTATCAGGACTCCCAATTTCCCTTATATACCGCCTGAGCCTGCTCAGAATCCGAATTACCAACCGCCTCAGACTCTGATGCTGTTTCCCGTTGAAGCACCTCTGTTTCCTCTTCCTGATCATCAACAGAATGGTCGTGGtgatacttcttcttcttcttcatcatctgcTGCAGTACTTGCAGATGCCTACTCTGCCATGGAAGGTTGTACCCTTGGTCTCACTTCCATGGATGATTCTTGTGAACTCGACTTGGACCTCCGCTTGTGTTGA
- the LOC107424305 gene encoding plant intracellular Ras-group-related LRR protein 4, whose product MIMESLSQSVNEVVEDIMKLHRSLPARPGIDEVEAAKTLIRNVDKEDQARLDAIARQSKNPDVPEELFKVLQEMQKNLVYFHSKEQKREAMKLLDLENVHALFDEFIQRASNCLSSSTRSHNNTAAATAAAASYSNASVSTASAAAVANSSSAAPASSASISRSAENPSVAAVSYFSGKESTKNSELFTRDDSYVKKSKSSFYADGIGVGPGFSTKPQIVDSSLKPATISGQDSEKLSLIKLASLIEVSAKKGTRDLNLQNKLMDQVEWLPDSIGKLSSLITLDLSENRILALPTSIGGLSSLTRLDLHSNRIAELPETVGNLLSLVFLDLSGNQLTSLPATIGRLVRLQELDLSSNRLSSLTESIGSLASLKKLNVETNDIEEIPHTIGHCSSLRELRADYNRLKALPEAVGKIGTLEILSVRYNNIKQLPTTMSSLANLRELDVSFNELESVPESLCFATTLVKMNIGNNFADLRSLPRSIGNLEMLEELDISNNQIRVLPDSFRMLTRLRVLRVEENPLEVPPRHVVEMGAQAVVQYMTELFEKREVKAQTVKQKKSWAQICFFSRSNKRKRNGADYVKA is encoded by the exons ATGATAATGGAATCCTTATCGCAATCGGTGAATGAAGTGGTGGAAGATATCATGAAACTTCATAGATCTTTACCCGCCAGACCAGGAATCGACGAGGTCGAAGCAGCCAAGACTTTGATCAGAAACGTCGACAAAGAAGACCAAGCCAGGCTCGACGCCATTGCTAGACAGTCCAAGAATCCCGATGTACCCGAAGAGCTTTTCAAGGTTTTGCAGGAGATGCAGAAGAACTTGGTCTACTTCCACAGCAAAGAGCAGAAGAGGGAGGCCATGAAATTGCTTGATCTTGAGAACGTCCACGCTCTGTTTGATGAATTCATTCAGAGAGCCTCCAATTGCCTTTCTTCTTCCACTCGTTCTCATAACAACACCGCCGCCGCCACCGCCGCCGCCGCTTCTTACAGCAATGCTTCCGTCTCAACGGCCTCAGCCGCCGCCGTCGCCAACTCCTCGTCTGCAGCCCCTGCTTCTTCCGCCTCCATTTCAAGGTCTGCGGAAAATCCCTCGGTCGCCGCCGTTTCGTACTTCTCTGGGAAAGAATCTACCAAGAATTCGGAATTGTTCACCCGAGACGATAGCTACGTGAAGAAGTCCAAGTCATCGTTCTACGCCGACGGAATTGGAGTCGGACCTGGTTTTTCGACGAAGCCTCAGATTGTAGACTCGTCGCTCAAACCTGCTACGATTTCAG GTCAAGACAGTGAGAAATTGAGTTTGATAAAGCTTGCTAGTCTGATTGAAGTCTCGGCCAAGAAAGGTACTCGGGATCTCAATCTCCAGAACAAGTTGATGGATCAAGTTGAGTGGTTGCCTGATTCAATTGGGAAGCTATCTAGTTTGATCACCTTAGATTTGTCTGAGAATCGGATTTTGGCTCTCCCAACCTCCATTGGAGGCCTTTCCTCTCTAACGAGATTGGATTTGCATTCGAATAGAATCGCAGAGCTACCGGAGACTGTTGGAAATCTCCTTAGCCTGGTATTTCTAGACCTAAGTGGGAACCAGTTGACATCCCTGCCTGCAACCATTGGCAGATTGGTTCGTCTTCAGGAGCTTGATTTAAGCTCAAATAGGCTCTCATCGCTTACTGAGTCAATAGGGTCCCTTGCTAGCCTCAAGAAATTGAATGTGGAGACCAATGACATTGAAGAAATTCCTCATACTATTGGCCATTGTTCCTCACTTAGAGAGCTTCGTGCTGATTATAACAGGCTTAAAGCCCTTCCAGAAGCTGTGGGGAAAATTGGGACATTGGAAATTTTGTCAGTGCGCTATAATAACATCAAACAGTTGCCCACAACTATGTCATCTCTAGCAAACCTGAGGGAGCTTGATGTGAGTTTCAATGAGCTTGAGTCTGTCCCTGAAAGCTTGTGTTTTGCCACCACACTTGTTAAGATGAATATAGGAAACAATTTTGCCGATCTTCGATCACTACCGAGGTCTATAGGGAACCTCGAAATGCTGGAAGAGTTGGATATCAGCAACAACCAGATACGGGTCCTTCCAGACTCTTTCCGGATGCTTACACGGCTTCGTGTTCTACGTGTGGAAGAAAACCCACTTGAAGTGCCACCAAGACATGTTGTTGAGATGGGAGCACAA GCTGTTGTTCAGTACATGACTGAACTTTTTGAGAAGAGAGAAGTAAAGGCACAAACGGTTAAGCAGAAAAAGAGTTGGGCTCAGATCTGCTTCTTTTCAAGGTCAAACAAAAGGAAGCGCAATGGTGCAGATTATGTGAAAGCGTGA
- the LOC107424320 gene encoding mitochondrial phosphate carrier protein 1, mitochondrial isoform X2 yields the protein MSGSERRICEEFTSGYYGLCAIGGMLSAGTTHLAITPLDVLKVNMQSKVLLPFGEVGLPSFLDMAFKEVVDLVSMSTLRGFTLIYWWAAIEVSFSFLVVLLLKCLPMWLSAHLKPSKSGFKHSHLMLRAWLMAFQRYIHQKAFTVSMVMFSTFEHSVHFLYHNVFQRRRDDCSTAQQLGITCLAGYAAGSIGSFISNPADNIVAFLYNKKADTLVLAVKKIGLANLFTRSLPIRIMLVGPVVTLQWLFYDSIKVLSGLPTSGEVSMDENVDGASSAYKMED from the exons ATGAGCGGATCAGAAAGGAGAATATGCGAGGAATTTACATCTGGGTACTATGGGCTTTGCGCCATTGGAGGAATGCTCAGTGCTGGAACTACCCACCTTGCCATTACTCCTCTTGATGTCCTCAAAGTCAATATGCAG AGCAAGGTCCTTCTACCTTTTGGAGAGGTTGGGCTGCCAAGTTTTTTGGATATGGCGTTCAAGGAGGTTGTAGATTTGGTCTCTATGAGTACTTTAAGAGGCTTTACTCTGATATATTGGTGGGCAGCAATAgaagtttcattttctttcttagtAGTGCTTCTGCTGAAGTGTTTGCCAATGTGGCTCTCTGCCCATTTGAAGCCGTCAAAGTCCGGGTTCAAGCACAGCCATCTTATGCTAAGGGCTTGGTTGATGGCTTTCCAAAGATATATACATCAGAAGGCATTCACGG TCTCCATGGTTATGTTCTCAACATTCGAGCATTCTGTGCATTTTCTGTATCATAATGTTTTCCAAAGGAGAAGGGACGATTGCTCAACAGCTCAACAGCTTGGTATTACATGTTTAGCTGGATATGCTGCTGGTTCTATTGGTAGCTTCATATCTAATCCTGCCGACAACATTGTTGCTTTTCTTTATAACAAAAAGGCTGATACCCTTGTGCTG GCTGTCAAGAAAATTGGGCTTGCCAATTTATTCACAAGAAGCCTTCCTATAAGGATAATGCTGGTTGGCCCTGTTGTGACTTTACAGTGGTTATTCTACGATAGCATTAAAGTCTTAAGTGGATT GCCAACTAGTGGAGAAGTTTCAATGGACGAAAACGTGGATGGAGCATCCTCTGCTTATAAAATGGAAGATTAA
- the LOC107424320 gene encoding mitochondrial phosphate carrier protein 1, mitochondrial isoform X3, giving the protein MSGSERRICEEFTSGYYGLCAIGGMLSAGTTHLAITPLDVLKVNMQVNPVKYNSISSCFMSLLKEQGPSTFWRGWAAKFFGYGVQGGCRFGLYEYFKRLYSDILVGSNRSFIFFLSSASAEVFANVALCPFEAVKVRVQAQPSYAKGLVDGFPKIYTSEGIHGFYRGLVPLLGRNLMFSMVMFSTFEHSVHFLYHNVFQRRRDDCSTAQQLGITCLAGYAAGSIGCQENWACQFIHKKPSYKDNAGWPCCDFTVVILR; this is encoded by the exons ATGAGCGGATCAGAAAGGAGAATATGCGAGGAATTTACATCTGGGTACTATGGGCTTTGCGCCATTGGAGGAATGCTCAGTGCTGGAACTACCCACCTTGCCATTACTCCTCTTGATGTCCTCAAAGTCAATATGCAG GTGAACCCAGTCAAATATAACAGCATTTCCTCATGTTTTATGTCCCTTTTGAAAGAGCAAGGTCCTTCTACCTTTTGGAGAGGTTGGGCTGCCAAGTTTTTTGGATATGGCGTTCAAGGAGGTTGTAGATTTGGTCTCTATGAGTACTTTAAGAGGCTTTACTCTGATATATTGGTGGGCAGCAATAgaagtttcattttctttcttagtAGTGCTTCTGCTGAAGTGTTTGCCAATGTGGCTCTCTGCCCATTTGAAGCCGTCAAAGTCCGGGTTCAAGCACAGCCATCTTATGCTAAGGGCTTGGTTGATGGCTTTCCAAAGATATATACATCAGAAGGCATTCACGG ATTTTACAGGGGTCTTGTACCACTTTTGGGCCGAAACCTTATGT TCTCCATGGTTATGTTCTCAACATTCGAGCATTCTGTGCATTTTCTGTATCATAATGTTTTCCAAAGGAGAAGGGACGATTGCTCAACAGCTCAACAGCTTGGTATTACATGTTTAGCTGGATATGCTGCTGGTTCTATTG GCTGTCAAGAAAATTGGGCTTGCCAATTTATTCACAAGAAGCCTTCCTATAAGGATAATGCTGGTTGGCCCTGTTGTGACTTTACAGTGGTTATTCTACGATAG
- the LOC112492473 gene encoding protein RADIALIS-like 6 has translation MQQSSFTSDLGIVQIPDHEYNNTTTTTDHHHHHHHWSFEENKAFEIAVAELSKELGSLDLMIHQIALRFPGKTVSQIEQHLKALTEDIEMIEKGLIPIPNYVESSSNHDDKQIRNGAETKSTNPPRRKGIPWTKHEHE, from the coding sequence ATGCAACAATCATCGTTTACATCCGACTTAGGCATAGTCCAAATACCCGATcatgaatataataatactacCACTACTactgatcatcatcatcatcatcatcattggaGCTTCGAGGAGAACAAAGCATTTGAAATTGCTGTTGCAGAATTGAGCAAAGAATTAGGTTCTCTGGACCTCATGATTCACCAAATAGCTTTGAGATTTCCAGGGAAAACAGTCTCGCAGATCGAGCAGCATTTAAAAGCATTAACCGAAGACATCGAGATGATAGAGAAAGGTCTAATTCCCATACCCAACTACGTCGAAAGTAGTAGTAATCATGATGATAAGCAAATTAGAAATGGAGCTGAAACTAAATCCACCAATCCACCAAGAAGAAAGGGAATTCCATGGACCAAGCATGAGCATGAGTaa